The proteins below are encoded in one region of Ascochyta rabiei chromosome 9, complete sequence:
- a CDS encoding Tyrosinase: MVNLSILVSSLYLASSAVAAALPASAPKTCKNPIVRKEWKQLSIPQKRAYIDAVLCLASKPAISGIEGAINRFDDFQAVHSSQTPDIHWVGHFTLWHRYFINTYEEALRQECGYTGAQPYWNWSLDAEPQNPTSTRIFDSEIWQADTGFGGNGNKVEPTNETNPFGIVGGTGGGCVQNGPFTADKFSVNFPTPHCLKRDFVPTLINVWADQKLVNKVLAQKDYTGFARVVEGEASFAVPNIHGSGHFGVGGALGQAGDANNSPGEPIFYLHHGNIDHIFWMWQQKDLKTRLHQVGGPIIPFDYSGKNVTLDFEVGLGKLAPTVQLRDLLDTQGSTLCYTY, from the exons ATGGTCAACCTTTCCATTCTCGTTTCTTCGCTGTACTTGGCTTCGTCAGCAGTAGCCGCGGCTCTCCCTGCCTCTGCTCCAAAGACGTGCAAGAACCCCATTGTACGAAAAGAATG GAAGCAACTATCTATTCCCCAGAAGAGGGCGTATATTGATGCAGTCCTCTGCCTAGCATCAAAGCCAGCCATCTCTGGCATCGAGGGAGCCATAAACCGTTTCGACGACTTCCAAGCCGTACACAGTAGCCAAACTCCCGACATCCACTGGGTCGGTCACTTCACTCTCTGGCACCGCTATTTCATCAATACTTATGAAGAGGCTCTTAGGCAAGAGTGCGGTTACACTGGTGCTCAACCCTACTGGAACTGGTCTCTAGATGCTGAACCTCAGAATCCCACCTCAACACGCATCTTTGACTCTGAGATCTGGCAAGCAGACACTGGATTCGGTGGCAACGGCAACAAGGTTGAACCCACTAATGAAACAAACCCCTTCGGCATCGTTGGCGGAACAGGAGGTGGTTGCGTACAAAATGGACCTTTCACAGCCGATAAGTTCTCAGTCAACTTCCCCACTCCCCACTGTCTCAAGCGCGATTTTGTCCCTACTCTGATCAACGTCTGGGCCGATCAGAAGCTCGTCAACAAAGTCCTCGCCCAGAAGGACTACACTGGCTTTGCCAGGGTCGTTGAAGGCGAGGCTAGCTTCGCCGTTCCCAACATCCACGGAAGCGGTCACTTCGGTGTTGGAGGTGCTCTCGGACAGGCTGGTGATGCGAACAACAGCCCCGGCGAGCCGATTTTCTACCTCCACCATGGCAACATCGACCACATCTTCTGGATGTGGCAACAGAAGGATCTCAAAACCCGCCTGCACCAGGTTGGTGGCCCGATTATTCCTTTCGACTACAGTGGTAAAAATGTCACCCTTGACTTTGAAGTTGGTCTTGGTAAGCTTGCGCCTACTGTTCAGCTTAGGGATTTGTTAGATACTCAGGGAAGCACTCTGTGCTACACCTACTAG